From Pseudothermotoga thermarum DSM 5069, a single genomic window includes:
- a CDS encoding IS256 family transposase produces the protein MEDREYFEQVKKRSLEMLLKEYADDSDQKQRETLADLFERLLNTIMLSERKIYLETEEGDKGNGKYERDLYSTYGILELEVPRTRKGGFRPHLLKEKYKRLDESYVKLLESMIASGFSESEIMSVLKRLGLPYSEKELERIKEGLKEELRWFKERELPSEAFALIIDGYHSEIREEGKVRYGVCYIVLGIDMEGKKDIYGLYTYLGKESRVEWGKVFEDLVRRGLKRVMVVVSDDLSGLGEIIRMVYPLADHQLCVKHLKRNADRQMKREDAKGFKEGLDELKKLSYEEALGKMGKLLEKYKEEYPSFVRYLEGKKEKYVAYTKYPEELRGYIYTTNAVESINSKIERVRIKSGGYFGSVELLELSVYLHRKNLRETKWRNGIMRVKGCMYELNQMFQLRYFVQTQNSP, from the coding sequence CTGGAAGACAGGGAATACTTTGAACAAGTCAAGAAAAGGTCTTTAGAGATGTTGCTTAAGGAATATGCGGATGATTCTGATCAAAAGCAAAGGGAAACACTTGCAGATTTGTTTGAAAGGCTTTTGAACACGATAATGCTTTCAGAGAGAAAGATATATCTTGAGACTGAGGAAGGGGACAAAGGGAACGGGAAGTATGAAAGGGATCTTTACAGCACGTATGGAATTTTGGAACTTGAAGTACCGAGGACGAGGAAAGGCGGTTTTAGGCCACATTTATTGAAGGAAAAGTACAAGAGGCTGGACGAATCGTATGTTAAGTTATTGGAATCGATGATAGCGAGTGGGTTTTCGGAGTCTGAGATAATGAGTGTTTTGAAGAGGTTAGGGTTACCATACTCGGAGAAGGAGCTTGAGAGGATAAAGGAAGGGTTGAAGGAAGAATTGAGATGGTTCAAGGAGAGGGAGCTACCGAGTGAGGCATTTGCGCTAATAATAGATGGTTACCACAGTGAGATAAGGGAAGAAGGGAAAGTAAGGTATGGGGTATGTTACATAGTATTGGGGATAGACATGGAGGGGAAGAAGGACATATACGGTTTGTACACGTATTTGGGTAAGGAGAGCAGGGTGGAATGGGGGAAGGTATTTGAGGATTTGGTGAGACGTGGCTTGAAGAGGGTGATGGTAGTAGTAAGCGACGATTTAAGTGGATTAGGGGAGATAATAAGGATGGTATATCCATTAGCGGATCACCAGCTTTGTGTGAAGCATTTGAAGAGGAATGCGGATAGGCAAATGAAGCGAGAGGATGCGAAGGGGTTCAAGGAAGGGTTGGACGAATTGAAGAAACTCAGCTATGAAGAGGCATTAGGGAAGATGGGGAAGCTGCTTGAGAAGTACAAAGAGGAGTATCCGAGTTTTGTGAGATATTTGGAGGGTAAGAAAGAGAAATACGTGGCATATACGAAATATCCTGAGGAATTGAGGGGATACATATACACGACGAATGCGGTGGAGAGCATAAACAGCAAGATAGAGCGAGTAAGGATAAAAAGTGGGGGATATTTTGGGAGTGTTGAGCTATTGGAGTTAAGCGTGTATTTGCACAGGAAGAACCTGAGGGAGACAAAATGGAGGAACGGGATAATGAGGGTAAAGGGATGTATGTATGAGCTGAACCAGATGTTTCAACTGAGGTATTTTGTCCAGACACAAAATTCACCCTAA
- a CDS encoding MBL fold metallo-hydrolase, whose translation MKIVRIVFLGTSGAVSSTNRDNTSLLIDNILIDCPGNVFGKLLKAGCDPVQTVDHLIITHRHIDHVYGLPSFLEMIRLSGRKKPLYVYILREYFDFLEKFLSLFDLFEEKLGFTLQVVPISERQQVINTDFITVECFPVCHSIKNIGLKISSHDALVVYTSDTQPCETIVDFAKQATVLIHEATCSELLTGPKEGHSTVEDAARMAQQAGVKMLCLVHLGNELDGQEENLVQSARKHFSGEILVPKDFDKLVV comes from the coding sequence GTGAAGATTGTGAGGATAGTTTTCCTTGGAACATCGGGGGCGGTGAGTTCAACAAATCGTGATAATACCTCTTTGTTAATTGATAATATCTTGATTGACTGTCCAGGTAACGTTTTCGGCAAACTCCTGAAGGCTGGATGTGATCCTGTGCAAACAGTTGATCACTTGATAATTACACACCGGCATATTGATCACGTTTATGGTTTGCCATCTTTTCTGGAGATGATCCGACTGAGTGGAAGAAAGAAACCTCTGTATGTCTATATCTTAAGGGAATACTTTGATTTTTTGGAGAAATTTCTTTCTTTGTTCGATCTTTTCGAAGAAAAACTTGGCTTTACTTTACAGGTTGTTCCGATTAGTGAAAGACAACAAGTGATCAATACTGACTTCATCACCGTTGAGTGTTTTCCAGTTTGTCATTCCATAAAAAACATTGGATTGAAAATATCTTCCCATGATGCGTTAGTTGTGTACACAAGCGATACACAGCCATGTGAAACCATAGTTGATTTTGCAAAGCAGGCAACTGTTTTAATTCACGAAGCAACGTGCAGTGAACTTTTAACTGGACCAAAAGAAGGACACAGCACAGTTGAGGATGCCGCTCGAATGGCCCAACAAGCAGGTGTGAAAATGCTTTGTCTTGTTCATCTTGGCAACGAACTGGATGGGCAAGAGGAAAACCTCGTACAAAGTGCTCGAAAACATTTTTCTGGTGAGATTCTTGTACCGAAGGACTTTGACAAACTTGTGGTTTGA
- a CDS encoding sugar phosphate isomerase/epimerase family protein: protein MTPTFNGATTIKTDLLTDIRCASQAGFKALEIWKTKLLTELKERDIEFIAKQFKDYSILPSTINSVEQFTFCEDFEQKKKEFELLSKIASKIGVETIIVVPGFVKAMPSAEEIKEKTKKALREFSDLAKLYNVKIGFEFLGFENCSVNNLKMALEIVESLDRENVGLVIDTFHFFTGGSSFEDLKRTPSERIFVVHANDLPRLNHKPKDSDRIMPGDGILPLKEFLTVVKQIGYKGIVSVELFNEKYWQLDPCLVAKEAYQKLTRLL from the coding sequence ATGACCCCCACCTTCAACGGTGCCACAACGATCAAAACAGATTTGTTAACAGATATCAGATGTGCAAGTCAAGCAGGTTTCAAAGCTTTGGAGATATGGAAAACCAAATTGTTGACAGAGCTAAAAGAAAGGGACATCGAATTCATCGCAAAACAGTTTAAGGATTATTCAATACTTCCAAGTACTATCAACTCGGTCGAGCAATTTACCTTCTGTGAAGATTTTGAACAAAAAAAGAAGGAATTTGAGCTGCTTTCCAAAATCGCAAGCAAAATTGGTGTTGAAACCATCATCGTTGTCCCTGGTTTTGTAAAAGCTATGCCGTCTGCAGAGGAAATAAAAGAAAAGACGAAAAAGGCTCTGAGGGAATTTTCTGATCTTGCGAAGTTGTACAACGTCAAGATAGGTTTTGAGTTTCTTGGATTTGAGAACTGTTCTGTGAACAATCTTAAGATGGCCCTTGAAATAGTCGAATCACTTGATAGAGAAAACGTTGGTCTTGTGATTGATACCTTCCATTTCTTCACTGGCGGTTCATCCTTTGAAGATCTCAAGAGAACTCCCTCAGAGAGAATATTCGTTGTTCATGCGAATGATCTGCCACGATTAAACCACAAACCAAAAGACTCCGATCGAATTATGCCAGGAGATGGAATCCTGCCATTGAAAGAGTTTCTCACTGTTGTAAAACAAATTGGATACAAAGGTATAGTATCGGTTGAACTTTTCAACGAAAAATATTGGCAACTTGATCCGTGTCTTGTCGCCAAGGAAGCTTACCAAAAATTAACTCGTTTGCTTTAA
- a CDS encoding IclR family transcriptional regulator: MTIGSVEKALKILEYVISKNGGARIQDVAEYMNITPPAAYKHLETLTKCGYLSKDPYSLKYHASYKIVELGSIILRNVQVGEIAHPFLVDLMERTGMTVHFALKDGFEGVYIDKVESARTIPTVSRIGMRMRLYSTAFGKAILAFMPKEELQEYLSHVTLTKQTPNTITDKSKLLEELEKVRKQGYAVDMEENEPGIACVGAPVFNYTGNVIGAISVTGAASVFSDQLIKVVAQEVMKTAKEISKRLGAKEDVLKQTS; encoded by the coding sequence ATGACCATAGGTTCTGTTGAAAAAGCTTTGAAGATTTTAGAATATGTAATTTCAAAAAACGGTGGGGCTAGAATTCAAGATGTCGCCGAGTATATGAACATCACCCCACCTGCTGCTTATAAACATTTGGAAACACTTACAAAATGCGGTTATCTTTCAAAAGATCCATATTCTCTTAAATACCATGCTTCTTACAAAATCGTGGAACTTGGAAGCATTATACTTAGAAACGTTCAAGTCGGGGAAATTGCTCATCCATTCCTCGTCGATTTGATGGAAAGAACAGGCATGACTGTACACTTTGCGCTAAAAGATGGTTTTGAGGGAGTTTATATCGATAAAGTTGAAAGTGCTAGAACTATACCAACTGTGTCTAGGATTGGGATGCGAATGAGACTTTATTCAACCGCTTTTGGAAAAGCTATTTTGGCTTTTATGCCAAAGGAAGAACTTCAAGAATACTTAAGTCATGTTACTTTGACAAAGCAAACCCCAAATACGATAACGGATAAATCAAAGTTACTTGAAGAGCTTGAAAAAGTCAGAAAACAAGGTTATGCGGTGGACATGGAAGAAAATGAACCTGGTATAGCTTGCGTGGGTGCTCCTGTTTTTAATTACACAGGCAATGTGATAGGTGCAATAAGCGTAACTGGCGCTGCAAGCGTTTTCAGTGATCAACTGATAAAAGTTGTAGCGCAGGAGGTTATGAAAACCGCCAAGGAAATCTCTAAACGTCTCGGTGCAAAGGAAGATGTTTTAAAGCAAACGAGTTAA
- a CDS encoding sugar kinase has translation MSKVVTFGEIMMRLATPGYVRFVQANSFEVSYAGAEANVAVSLASFGVPAAFVTKLPNNEFGLAVLRTLRQYGVDTSFIKFAEGRLGIYFLETGFSQRPSKVIYDRANSVFALSKPEDYDWDKIFENASWFHFTGITPALSDNLAQACLQAVQKAKEKGLTVSCDLNYRAKLWSPQKANQVMSQLVKYVDILFANEEDAEKVFGIKADESNVQEGKLSLKGYEQVARRLREQFGFKMVAITLRESITANVNGWSGVLLVNDEFLVSKHYTIYIVDRVGAGDSFAAGLIYGLINNMKPQEALEFAVAASCLKHTIIGDFNQVSVDEVLSLMKGGGAGRVQR, from the coding sequence ATGTCAAAAGTTGTGACTTTTGGTGAAATAATGATGAGGCTGGCTACGCCTGGTTATGTTCGTTTTGTTCAAGCCAACAGTTTTGAAGTAAGTTATGCAGGGGCGGAAGCAAACGTTGCCGTTTCGCTCGCTAGTTTTGGTGTTCCGGCAGCTTTTGTGACTAAACTACCTAACAACGAGTTTGGTTTGGCAGTTTTGCGAACCTTAAGACAATACGGTGTTGACACCTCTTTCATAAAATTTGCAGAAGGTAGACTTGGAATTTATTTTCTTGAAACTGGGTTTTCTCAAAGACCGTCAAAGGTGATATACGACAGAGCAAATTCTGTTTTTGCCCTATCGAAACCTGAGGATTACGACTGGGATAAAATTTTTGAAAACGCATCCTGGTTTCATTTCACAGGAATAACGCCTGCTTTGAGTGATAACCTTGCTCAAGCATGCCTACAAGCAGTTCAAAAAGCAAAGGAAAAAGGTTTAACTGTCTCGTGTGATTTGAACTACAGAGCCAAACTTTGGAGTCCACAAAAGGCAAACCAAGTCATGAGCCAGTTGGTGAAATACGTTGATATCCTGTTTGCAAACGAAGAAGATGCCGAAAAAGTTTTTGGAATAAAAGCCGATGAGTCAAATGTTCAGGAAGGAAAGCTCAGTCTGAAAGGATACGAACAAGTTGCAAGAAGACTCAGGGAACAATTTGGCTTCAAGATGGTCGCGATAACTTTGAGAGAGAGTATCACTGCCAACGTGAATGGTTGGTCTGGCGTTTTACTTGTTAACGACGAATTTTTGGTCAGCAAACACTACACCATTTACATCGTTGATCGTGTTGGCGCAGGAGATTCGTTTGCAGCTGGACTAATTTATGGTTTAATAAATAATATGAAGCCACAAGAAGCTTTAGAGTTTGCAGTCGCGGCATCTTGTCTAAAGCACACCATAATTGGCGATTTCAACCAAGTAAGTGTGGATGAAGTTTTGAGTCTTATGAAAGGTGGAGGGGCAGGAAGAGTACAAAGATAA